GCAAACGCCCACAAGTTGGGCATGAGATGATGTTTAGCCCCTCTTTTTGGCGGCCGCTATCTTTTAAGATCGCCTTTGCGACTTTGATCTCCTCTTCAAGCTCGCCAGTGATGCTAACTCTCATCGTATCGCCGATACCCTCAAGTAGTAACCCGCCAAGTGCGATGGCGGACTTGATAGTTGCGTGAAAAGTGGTACCTGCCTCTGTTACGCCTAGATGAAATGGGTAGTTTGTCTTTGGGCGAAGCGCCCTGTAAGCTTGCATAGTGCGTTCGACGTCGCTTGATTTGAGCGAAATTTTAATGTCTGTAAAGTCAAAATCCTCAAGAAGCTTGATGTTATACATCGCACTCTCCACCATCGCCTCAACCGTTCGGCCGTAGCGGTCCTCAAACTGCTTTTCAAGCGAGCCAGAATTTACGCCTATGCGGATCGGTAAATTTCTCTGTTTGCAGGCATCAACGACTGCTTTTATGTTTTTAGCTGAGCCTATGTTGCCGGGGTTTATGCGGATAGCATCTACAAATTCGCTAACGATGAGCGCGTAGGTGTGGTTAAAATGTATGTCTGCAACGACTGGGATGGGGGAGCTGGCGACGATTTGCTTTAGCGCGCTGGCGTCCTCTTTGTCAAAAACTGCGCAGCGCACGATGTCACAGCCTGCAAAATATAGCCTTTGTATCTGCTCTAGCGTGCCTTTTACGTCCTTTGTCTTTGAAAATGTCATCGACTGCACGGAGATCGGTGCGTCACCGCCTATTAAAACATCGCGAATTTTTATCTGTTTTGTCGGGTATCGTTGCAAAATTTTGCCTTTAAATTTTATTGGGGATTATATAAAATCTTGGCTTTTAAATAAATTTGTTTAGCACTAATCTCCAAAAACTTCGCGTCTATATTCTTGCGTGTTTATAAATTTGCTTCTAAGGTTCTTTTGCTTTTCTATGTGGGCATCAATGTTTTTACTAGTTATTTCTACGCCAAAATCGTTATCTATATTTTGTTGCATTAAGGTATCTAACATCATATCTGCAAGTTTTGTTTTGTAGTGGCTTGCTTCCCAATAGTATTTAGAGGTTTGATTTATATCTTTTGGTAGTTCTTGTGCTGTTATGTCGTTATATAAACCAAAATCTATTATTCTAAATGGCTTTTTACCTAGCTTTAAAGCAACCTCTTCGTTTATTGCTACTATTTGTTTTTTCCATTCATACCAAACCACATCAAGTCCAACTCTATAGTCCATAGCTTCAAGCAATCTAACATGCAATGGGCTTATTGCAATATCTAGTTTGATATTGTTGTCATGGCATTCTTTTAAGATATCTATAAAAACTTTATAAGATAATTTTGATACCTCTTTCTTGTTGTATTTAGCCATGTATCCGTTTTCTAGCGTATTTATGGAGTATTTGTAATATCCTCCATTTTTTTGTACTTCTTCTAGCAAAGAAGCCTCTGTGCGCCTGCCATCAGGCTCAAAAAGTGGAGTTTGTTTTCGTTTTTTAACTGTATCTATAGAGTCTCTAAGCATTTGAAGACTAAATAAAATTTTATATTTATACACTTTTGGATTTTTAAAATACTCCTCAAAATCATCCGTCTTATTGCGCATGCCCAGCATAGTTTTATCGTCGAAAATAAGTAGCACTTGTTTTAAATTTCCTTGTCTTATTGCCCATTTTAGATATGCTTTAGCCTCATTAAGATTGCTTCCAGATATGGCTGCATTAAAGGCCGGTTGTGTAAAATATTTATGTGCAGAATCAAATGATCTTTGTGGGCGAGAGTTTCCTAAAAAAATAGATGTAGGCTTTAGTTGTTGAATTCTTAAAACCTTTGCAAAACGCGCTTGTAGATCTTCTTTTGGCTTATTTTTAAATATGTTTGTATCATAAATTCTATATGGATCAACTATATAGTTAAAAGTTGCTACAAATAGAATTATAAAAATTGTGGCGAATAAAAAACTAAACGTCCATTTTTTAAATCCCATGCGATCTTCCTAAAAATTAAAATATAAAAATTGAGACATCTTGTACATATTTAAAATAGCTAGCACAAAACAAAAAACAGCAATAGTTAAATTTTGCCAGCAAAGTTTAAAATATTGTATCTTTTGAGCAGAGTTTTTGCAAAATAGTACAAGTACAAAGCTGAAAACCATAAAATAAATCAAAGTATTTGTTCCATCTACTTGCAAATTTATATCCCATTTATCAAAACTTACACCATATTCTTTTAAAAATCCTACTTTTTTTTCTAATCTGGCGTTTAAAACTATGCCGCCACTAAGCCCAAACATCCCTTTTAAAACTTTTAAAGCATCGTCCCAATCTTTTGCTCTAAAAAATACCCAAGTAATATTTATGAAGTTAAATGTTATGAACCAAGCCAAAATTTTGTTCATCTTAAAGCCAAGTTCGCTCCAAATTCTGTGAATAACCAAGGCAACGCCATGCAAAAATCCCCAAAAGACAAATGTCCAGCCAGCCCCGTGCCATATACCACCTATTATAAAGGTTGCCATTAAATTTACGTATGTTCGAAGCCTGCCTTTGCGGTTACCACCTAGCGGGATATAGATATAGTCTCTTAAAAACCTGCTTAGCGTTATGTGCCATCTGCGCCAAAAGTCTTGAATGTTTAAGGCTTTATAGGGTGAGTTAAAATTTATTGGAAGCTTGATATTAAAAAGAAGTGCCGCACCGATAGCCATATCGCAGTATCCGCTAAAGTCAAAGTAGAGCTGAAATGTATAGCTTAGG
Above is a window of Campylobacter concisus DNA encoding:
- the ispG gene encoding flavodoxin-dependent (E)-4-hydroxy-3-methylbut-2-enyl-diphosphate synthase, which translates into the protein MQRYPTKQIKIRDVLIGGDAPISVQSMTFSKTKDVKGTLEQIQRLYFAGCDIVRCAVFDKEDASALKQIVASSPIPVVADIHFNHTYALIVSEFVDAIRINPGNIGSAKNIKAVVDACKQRNLPIRIGVNSGSLEKQFEDRYGRTVEAMVESAMYNIKLLEDFDFTDIKISLKSSDVERTMQAYRALRPKTNYPFHLGVTEAGTTFHATIKSAIALGGLLLEGIGDTMRVSITGELEEEIKVAKAILKDSGRQKEGLNIISCPTCGRLQADLMAAVKLVEEKTKGIKEPLNVSVMGCVVNAIGEAKGADVAIAFGKGNGMIMRHGEVIARLPESELVDRFLQEIDDEIKSRG
- a CDS encoding MBOAT family O-acyltransferase codes for the protein MLFNSYEFIFLFLPFTFFVYFYLNKNRLTEVAKGFLVLSSLFFYSWWNVIYLPLILGSMVFNYCFGVELNKENSKISKKFILILGIVANLMLLGYFKYSDFFISNVNFIFNTHIPHLNLLLPLAISFFTFQQIAYLVDSATGGGTKQYDFLNYCLFVTFFPQLIAGPIVHHKEMMPQFANLKNRVINYKNIALGLFIFSIGLFKKVVIADSFAVWATNGFDKAAVLNLFEAWTTSLSYTFQLYFDFSGYCDMAIGAALLFNIKLPINFNSPYKALNIQDFWRRWHITLSRFLRDYIYIPLGGNRKGRLRTYVNLMATFIIGGIWHGAGWTFVFWGFLHGVALVIHRIWSELGFKMNKILAWFITFNFINITWVFFRAKDWDDALKVLKGMFGLSGGIVLNARLEKKVGFLKEYGVSFDKWDINLQVDGTNTLIYFMVFSFVLVLFCKNSAQKIQYFKLCWQNLTIAVFCFVLAILNMYKMSQFLYFNF